The following nucleotide sequence is from Novipirellula galeiformis.
TTGTCCTGATAGACGAAAGGTGTCACGGAGATGGCGACTGCCACCAAGAAGAACTCGAAGATTCGCTTGCAACCTCTCGGCGAACGTATCGTGATTCAACGTGAAGAGAGCGAGCAAATGACCGCTGGCGGTATCGTGCTGCCCGATTCCGCTCAAGAAAAACCAGCTCGCGGCACCGTCGTGGCTGTCGGTAACGGCAAATTGCTCGACGATGGGTCCCGCGCCGCTTGCCAATTGAAGCCTAACGAGAAGGTCCTTTTCAGCAGCTACGCTGGCGAGAACATTGAAGTCGATGGCGTTGAATACTTGCTGATGCGTGAAGATGACGTGTTGGCAGTGATCGAGTAGTCAGCCACGTTGATGGCAGTCGAGGTGTGATTCGATCCACCTCCGCTTCCGTCTCGGTTGCCCACTCGGCGCGACGTGCTCGTTGTTTGACGCAGCGAGCACCCTAAAAACAAAACAAACCCTCGAAAACTGGAACAATATCTCCCATGCCAAAGATTATCGCTTACGACCAGGAAGCCCGCGAAGCCATCCGCCGCGGTGTCACCAAACTGGCTCGCACCGTGAAGGTCACCCTCGGCCCCAAGGGCCGCAACGTTATCTTGCAAAAGAGCTTCGGTAGCCCCACGGTCACCAAAGACGGTGTCACCGTCGCCAAGGAAATCGAACTTGAAGACGTCTATGAAAACATGGGCGCTCAAATGGTTCGCGAAGTCGCCAGCCGCACCAGTGACGTTGCTGGCGACGGTACCACCACGGCAACCGTGATGGCCGAAGCGATCTTCAACGAAGGCCTCAAGGCGGTCGTTGCAGGGGTGAACCCCGTGCAACTCAAATCGGGGATCGAGCGAGCCGTTACGGACTTGACCGAAAAACTGCACTCGATGGCCACCAAGGTCAAAGATCAAGAAGCGATGGCAAACGTTGCCACCATCGCGGCCAACAACGACCGAGAAATCGGCAACTTGCTGGCCGATGCGATGAGCAAAGTCGGTAAGGACGGAGTCATCACCGTCGACGAAGGCAAGAGCCTTCACACCGAACAAGAGTGGGTCGAAGGGATGCAGTTCGATCGCGGCTACTTGTCGCCTTACTTCGTGACCGATTCGACCACGATGGAAACCGTTCTCGAAGACGCTTACGTCTTGGTTTACGAAAAGAAGATCAGCAACATCAAGGACATGGTTCCGATGTTGGAAAAGGTCGTTCAACAAGGCAAGCCTTTGTTGATCATCGCCGAAGACGTTGACGGCGAAGCCTTGGCGACGTTGGTCATCAACCGTCTGCGTGGCACCTTCGCAGTTGCTGCTGTGAAGGCTCCTGGCTACGGCGATCGCCGCAAAGCGATGATGGAAGACATTGCAATTTTGACCGGTGGCCAAGCCATCTTCGAAGCATTGGGCGTCAAGCTCGAAAGCGTCGACTTGCCACAGCTCGGCCGTGCCAAGAAGGTCATCATCGACAAAGACAACACCACCATCATCGAAGGTGGCGGAAAGAGCTCGGACATCAAGGCTCGCATCGACCAAATCCGTCGCGAGATCGAGTTAAGCACCAGCGATTACGACAAAGAAAAGCTCGAAGAGCGTTTGGCAAAGTTGGCTGGCGGTGTTGCAAAGGTCAACGTCGGTGCTGCGACCGAAAGCGAAATGAAGGAAAAGAAGGCTCGCGTCGAAGACGCCCTTCACGCCACTCGCGCTGCGGTTGAAGAAGGAATCCTTCCCGGTGGTGGCGTCGCACTGCTTCGCGCATCGAGCAAGGTCAAGCCTGGTGACGATTTGAACGATGATCAGATCGTCGGCTACAACATCGTGCTTCGCGCTTGCCGCGCCCCCATCACCATGATCTCCGAAAACGCTGGCCAAGACGGCGGGATCGTTTGCGAGAAGGTGATCGGCATGAAGAACAACGAAGGCTATAACGCGCTTACCGACACCTACGAAGACCTCGTTAAAGCCGGCGTTATTGACCCCACTAAGGTCACTCGTACTGCACTTGGCAACGCAGCCAGCGTGGCAACGTTGCTGCTGACAAGCGACGCGTTGGTAGCCGAGAAGCCGACTGCTAAAAAGTCAGGCGGCCACGGCGGCGATCACGACATGTACTAGGTCATCCGATCGTAAGATCAACGCTTTCTAATAGAACGGCCGACGGAGCAATCCGCCGGCCGTTTTTTTTTCGCCAAATCACGGTGAAGCCATTGCCGTGATCGGGAGGCCGCCTTCGTGGGTAACGATCGAGCGACACAGGGGGGATCGCGGCGTGTTGGATCCAGCGTCGCGGCGCAACGCTTGGGGGGGGACCGCCACGCGAACCCACCGCGGTGAGACGAGCGCGGGGGTTGCAAAACTCGCTTGACCCCAGGCTTCTAACTATACTAAAGCATGAAACAGGTCGCGAAGCTTTCGCGTCCCCCCTTCCGACGCCCTATCTATCGCGGAGGATTTTATGGAGCCAGGTCCTATCGAGAGCTCATCTGCGGGACGCTCGAATCTTGAGCGTTTCTTTGCAGGTTTGAGCGAGTGTATCTTCCTGTCCAAGCTCGGCGTCGCTGACGTTCAGCTGGTGGACTATCTCAGCGAGATGTTGCTTCGATTCGTGCGGGTCGAATCCCTCCAACGGATTCGACATCCCAACGGACAACCCGCAACGGAGGTCTTCCAAATGGTGGTCGAAGCCGATCGACGCGTGGGAATCGCTCGTCGTGAGGTGCACCGGCATATCGGTGACTTCACCTTGTTCTGGTCTGGAATGTACCCCGAAAGCTTACGTAAGATCAAAGCCGAGAAATCCCCCGATGGATTTATTGACTACTGTCGACAAGGCAAGCGAGCCTACGCAATCGCCGCCGAGATCGAAGGCGGCGAGGACCGCCCGTCATGCGATTTGCTGTTTCGATTGAGCGAGCAGTTTGAATTGTGTGCCTACGGACTGCGAGAAATCCGTCGCGAGATCGAGGAAGGTGAACAGGGTGATTTACCACTGATCACGTGATCCCGTCGCGGCGGCGTTGCAGGGCATGAACCGGTTGCCCGTTCGCTTTTATGGCGACGGTCGACACGATAGCCGGAGGAGCGGGGCGGCTGCCCCACGGCAGGGGTGTTGTTGTCTATACTCAAGTGTGAGAAATCACCTTTGGGATAGGCACCTTGATCGACAACCCTCCGACATCACCGCACGGTTCGGCTTGCGCCGAGAGACGTTCAGCAGCCAGCAATGCCATGATGGGGGCGCTCGCATGCGTCCTGATTGCGATCGTGATCGGGGTTCCATGGGTGTACCCGGATTTCTTTTTTCTGGGTGCGTTCGGCTGGGTGGCGTTGGTTGTTTTCGCCTCCCGTGCTCGGCGCTGGGTTGCGACCTTCGCGTCGTTGATGATCGGGATGATCTCACTCGGGATCGCGTTCTATTGGGCGCCCAAGTCGATTTACGACACGACCCACCTCTCTGCAACGACGTCATTCCTTGTCTTCCTCGCGTTGCTTGCCTGGGAATCGATCGCTTTCGCGTTGCTCGGATTTACGGCGAGCTTGTTGTCGCGTCCGTGTGATTCGAGAGGCTGTGTTCCAGGCCAGAGCATTGTTCCAGACCAGAGTTGTACTTCATCGCGTTCAACTTGGTTATGGTTGCTGGTCCCCGTGTGGGTCGTGATTGAGTTCTTCCATCCTCAGATTTTCGGCTGGTCAATCGCACACACTGCGCTATCGTTCCGGCCAATCATCCAAGTCGCAGAATTAGCGGGTACCTCGGGGATTGCGTTCTTGGTGATGCTGGGGGTCGTGTCGATCGCACAACTGTGGATGCATCATCATACACGTCGCGATTGGATCGAGTTTCTGATCGCCACCACGATGATTGCAATCGCTTGCCTCTGGGGGCACTGGAGCGTGACCGATTGGCAGCAGCGAAGCGGATCAGCCGATTCGATGCGAATTGCCGCAGTGCAGGTCGACCCTAGCAAGATGGGCAGCGTCGAAGAGATGCAGTCGCGGTCAACGTCCGCGGCCGGGCCAATCGACTTGTACATTTGGCCCGAGTCTTCCTTGGGACACTATCACATCTCACTCGAAGATTTTCGGGACGAGTTTAAAACGGTCGTGAAGTCAGAGGCCCCGAATCCCGCTCTCGATCCCTACCCCGGCGTGCCAACGGAATTACTGGCCGGGGGTAAAACGTATGACGAGGGCGGCCGAGACGTCGGCCCTTATCGGAACACCGCATTTTTGATTGATTCGAGCAAGTCGATTCGTTCGCGCTACGTTAAACGCAGCCTGTTGCCGATTGGCGAGTACGTTCCGGGGGAGAAGTGGTTTCCGTTTTTGCGTGACTGGGCCGCGCTCGATTCCACCCTGCTTCGCGGATCCAACGACGCCCCGCTGACGTTGCGAGGCGATCAGAAGGTGGGCGTGTTAGTTTGTTACGAGGACATGGTTGCCGAGAATTCGGCCGCCACCACTCGAGCGGGAGCGGAGTGTTTGGTCGCTTTGATCAATGGATCTCGCTTTACGGACACGACAACCCTCAAGCAACATATGTGGTTGGCACAGCTGCGTGCGGTCGAGAACCGTCGAGCCTTGGTGCGATGTGCGGCCACCGGAATCTCCTGCATCATCCAGCCCGACGGCTCGATCACAGAGCGATTGCCTCCGCAAACCAACGGAGTGATCGTCGCGTCGATTCCGCTGGTCCACGAAATCACCGTCTATACACAGTACGGAGAATGGTTCGCCCATTTGATGACGATCATCGTCTTAGTCGGGTTAATCTCGTTCCGACGGCGACGCAGTGGTGCATCGGCTGCGCCGCCTCAGTGATGAACGCGCCCGCGTGCCCCATGGTCACGCGAAAGAAAATGCGGGGCATGAAATCCCGCCTTCATCCCAATGCATTTTAGCGGATCGTGGGCAATCGGCTTGGCCGACGGTCTTCGCTTGTTGGATGATTTTGTTTGCCCAGACTCAATGTAGCGGAATCGCTCCCTTGCGAGTCTGCCGGAATGGCATCGGTCACCTCGACACGTTTGGGCAACGTTGATGTGTGGTTGCCCTGTGCGATCCGCACCGGATGTCGGTTTGCTCGCTGTGCTTGGGGCGGCCCCAGTTCGGTCACTGCAATCCGCGGCTCCGACGCCAATGTCGGTACCGGGTCTCGGAGGCTTGATGGTGTTTGCTTCTGAAGGGGCAGTGTTTGATTCATCGCGGAGTCCGCCGGAATCTCCACGGCCGCCGCAGGTGAGGTAGGAGGCTGCGGAATATTTTGCATCGGTCGCGACAAACTTGGGGCGGGGTAGCCGCCGCCGTGGGGGCTCTGGTGTGACAACGTGGGGTTCACATCACACGTGGCGTCGCAATGGAGTGGCGTCGCGAGCTGGGGGACGATGGGACGTTGAACCGGAGGAAGATCACAAGGGGTGGGCATTGCAAAGGGCACGCCAGGAGCTTTGATCGCCAGACCGGTTTCGCAGACGTCCGTGAACATGCCTAGCCGGAAACGTGTCCCCAGCGACGGTCCCTTGGGGCGGCATTGCTGGGAAGCGTTGGCTCGCAGTGTCAAACCGGTTTCGCAGACCTGGCCACAAGCTCCGATTCCGCCCGTTTGGCAATCGCTGCACTGGCCTGCGGTGGCGTGACTGCAGGGGGCGCCACAATCTCCGTAGCAGTAGGGGCGCGGGGGCAGGTCGGCGAGCGGACGGAATCC
It contains:
- a CDS encoding co-chaperone GroES, which encodes MATATKKNSKIRLQPLGERIVIQREESEQMTAGGIVLPDSAQEKPARGTVVAVGNGKLLDDGSRAACQLKPNEKVLFSSYAGENIEVDGVEYLLMREDDVLAVIE
- the groL gene encoding chaperonin GroEL (60 kDa chaperone family; promotes refolding of misfolded polypeptides especially under stressful conditions; forms two stacked rings of heptamers to form a barrel-shaped 14mer; ends can be capped by GroES; misfolded proteins enter the barrel where they are refolded when GroES binds); translation: MPKIIAYDQEAREAIRRGVTKLARTVKVTLGPKGRNVILQKSFGSPTVTKDGVTVAKEIELEDVYENMGAQMVREVASRTSDVAGDGTTTATVMAEAIFNEGLKAVVAGVNPVQLKSGIERAVTDLTEKLHSMATKVKDQEAMANVATIAANNDREIGNLLADAMSKVGKDGVITVDEGKSLHTEQEWVEGMQFDRGYLSPYFVTDSTTMETVLEDAYVLVYEKKISNIKDMVPMLEKVVQQGKPLLIIAEDVDGEALATLVINRLRGTFAVAAVKAPGYGDRRKAMMEDIAILTGGQAIFEALGVKLESVDLPQLGRAKKVIIDKDNTTIIEGGGKSSDIKARIDQIRREIELSTSDYDKEKLEERLAKLAGGVAKVNVGAATESEMKEKKARVEDALHATRAAVEEGILPGGGVALLRASSKVKPGDDLNDDQIVGYNIVLRACRAPITMISENAGQDGGIVCEKVIGMKNNEGYNALTDTYEDLVKAGVIDPTKVTRTALGNAASVATLLLTSDALVAEKPTAKKSGGHGGDHDMY
- the lnt gene encoding apolipoprotein N-acyltransferase, which encodes MIDNPPTSPHGSACAERRSAASNAMMGALACVLIAIVIGVPWVYPDFFFLGAFGWVALVVFASRARRWVATFASLMIGMISLGIAFYWAPKSIYDTTHLSATTSFLVFLALLAWESIAFALLGFTASLLSRPCDSRGCVPGQSIVPDQSCTSSRSTWLWLLVPVWVVIEFFHPQIFGWSIAHTALSFRPIIQVAELAGTSGIAFLVMLGVVSIAQLWMHHHTRRDWIEFLIATTMIAIACLWGHWSVTDWQQRSGSADSMRIAAVQVDPSKMGSVEEMQSRSTSAAGPIDLYIWPESSLGHYHISLEDFRDEFKTVVKSEAPNPALDPYPGVPTELLAGGKTYDEGGRDVGPYRNTAFLIDSSKSIRSRYVKRSLLPIGEYVPGEKWFPFLRDWAALDSTLLRGSNDAPLTLRGDQKVGVLVCYEDMVAENSAATTRAGAECLVALINGSRFTDTTTLKQHMWLAQLRAVENRRALVRCAATGISCIIQPDGSITERLPPQTNGVIVASIPLVHEITVYTQYGEWFAHLMTIIVLVGLISFRRRRSGASAAPPQ